The genomic DNA GTAGATCGCGGGATGATGGGTGACGATCAGTTTCGCGCCGCGCACAACGGCGCGTTCGATCGCCGCACGGGACAGATCGAGGGAAAAGACGGCGCGTTCGATCTCTTCGCCCGTATTCAGTAAAATGCCGCTGTTGTCGTGTCCGCCGTACGCGGCGACGTATCGGTCGCTGAGCGCGTGCGGAATTTCGGCGTTCAGAATATTATATATATTTTCGAGTTTCACGGTTTATCTCCTCCAAACGTTCCAGCGAAAGAGTAATTTCTTCTCTCGCCTGCCCGTCCACGGGCGAAAGCAGATATTTTTTCTTTTTTTCGATCTCCGTCCGCAGTTTTTCAAGAAAATCGGCAGAGGGGCGCAATAGATTATCCCGCCCGAACTCCAATTCTTTCTCGGAATATGCGCTCGCGCGGCCCGTTTGTTCCGCCTTGATCAAGTCGTAGAATTTGCCGTCCGCAAAGGTGTAATCGGCGATCATTTCCATACCCTGCGACAAGAGATATTCGCGCACCTTACGCGTATTTTTCATGGGCTGCAATAAAAGTTTTCGGGGCAGAAACCCGTTTTTGAGAATCGTTACGATCTCCTCGCCGCCCATGCCCGCGATCAGAACGAGATCGCAGTCGCGCGGAATTTTTTCCAGTCCGTCGCAACAGACGGAAGTCACCTTGCCCGCCGCGGCGTAATTTGCCAGCAGCACCTGCGCTTTTTTCAGGCTTTCGGCGCTGACGTCGGAAACAACGGCGTGCGCGCACAGATCTCTTTCGAGCATAAATTCGGCGCAATAGCCGTGATCGCAGCCGACGTCGGCAAATTTTTCGCATTTTTCGAGTTCGGAAAAGAGCGTGGAGAGCCGCTTGGTATATTTCATCTTAATCGAGAAAATCTTTGAGTTTTTTACTGCGGCTGGGATGGCGCAGTTTCCGAAGCGCTTTCGCCTCGATCTGGCGGATGCGTTCGCGGGTGACGTTGAATTCCTTGCCCACCTCTTCCAAAGTGCGGGGCTTGCCGTCGTCGATGCCGTAGCGCAGGCGGAGCACTTTTTCTTCGCGCGGGGTGAGCGTGTCCAGCACGCCCAAAAGTTGTTCTTTCAGCATGGTGAACGCCACGGAATCGCTGGGCGTGGTCGCGCGGTCGTCCTCGATGAAATCGCCGAGATGGCTGTCCTCTTCCTCGCCGATGGGCGTTTCCAGAGAAACGGGATCCTGCGCGATCTTCTGGATCTCGCGCACCTTATCTTCGGGAAGGTTCAACTCTTTCGCGATCTCCGCGGGCGTAGGCTCGCGGCCGAGTTGCTGCAACAGAATACGCGACGCGCGCGTCAGGCGGTTGATGGTTTCGACCATATGCACGGGGATTCGGATGGTGCGCGCCTGGTCCGCGATGGCGCGGGTAATGGCCTGGCGGATCCACCAGGTTGCGTAGGTGGAAAATTTAAAGCCCTTCTGATAATCGAATTTTTCCACCGCTTTCATGAGCCCGAGATTGCCTTCCTGAATGAGATCGAGAAAGAGCATTCCCCTACCCACGTAGCGTTTCGCGATGGAAACGACCAGTCGGAGGTTGGCCTCGCTCAGACGCTTTTTCGCCGCTTCGTCGCCGTCCTGCATACGCTGCGCGAGCGTGATCTCCTCCTCGGGAGATAAAAGCGGCACTCTGCCGATATCTTTGAGATACATTTTGACGGGATCGTCCAGCCCGATATCTTTGAGAGCCTGTTCGAAAAGTTCTCTGTCGCGTTCGTCCTCGTCCACGATCTGAATGCCCGCCTCGCCGATCGCCTTGTAGACGTAGTCGAATTGGTCGGCGCTGGTGTCTATTTTTTCCAGCACGTCGAACAAAACGTCGGTGGGGATGCTCCCCTTGCGACGGTATTCGTCGATGAGCGTTTTCAGTATCTCGTTTAATTTTTGTTCGGATACGGCCATGTAAGTATTTTATCCTCCGCTTATGTTAAAAGTTTTTCAGTTTGATCGTAAGTTGCAAAATTTGTCTTGTGTATTCTTTCTTCCGCGCGATGTCGGTTTCCGCGTCGCACACGGCGCTCAGTTCCTTTAAATCGCGTTCGATCTGATCACGTTCCAGAATTTTCAGGCTGTCCTCGAAATATTTCGCAGCGCCGTCGCCTTCCAGATTGTCGCCCATGCTCAGATCGAGAATCTCCGAAAGTTCGGGCGTATTTTCGTCAAATATTTCAAAAAGCGCGCTCGCACGCACCGTTTCGCCCTTATTCTGCTGATTTTTGATATAGTCGGCTATCCTATTATGCACAATATTGTCAAAACTGACACTCGAAATGTCGAAATTCTTTGCATATTTCGCATGGAATAATACGGAAGCGAGAATGAATCTGCATGCTTTCACGACGCGGTCGGAGCCGTCGTCCAGTTTGCGCTCGATGCGCGTTTCGCTCCTCGGCTGCGCGGGCGCGTTTTCCAGATCGCGTTTGAGCGCCTCGTAGGTCGTGCCCGTCTTGTCGCGCACGATTTTCAAAAGATCTTCCTTGACGCTCGCGCTCTCAGCCTCGGCGATCACTTTGAGCGCCGCCGCGATGTATGCGCGTTTTTCTTCGGTTTTGTTAACGTCGTACTGTCCGCTCAAAAGGCTCAGTTTGAAATCGATGAGAGGCATCGCCCTGTCAAGGCACTTCTGATAGCCCTCGTTGCCGTATTTTTTTATGACGTCGTCGGGATCCAATCCCTCGGGAAGCGGCACGACGCGCACGTTGACCTGCTCGTCCCTCATGATCTCCAACCCGCGGACGGCGCCTTTCTGCCCCGCGCCGTCGCCGTCGTAACAGATATAGACGTTGTCGGTGTAGCGTTTGCACAGACGCGCCTGATCCTTTGTGAGCGACGTGCCCATGCTCGCGACGACGTTGGTAAACCCCGCCTGATAGAGAGAAATGGTATCCATATACCCTTCCACCATGATGATGTCGCGGATGCCCGTCGCTTTCTTTTCCTTTTTCAAAAGGTTGATGTTATACAGATTTTTGCTCTTGTCGAACAGAGCGGTCTCCCGCGTATTTTTGTATTTGGCGAAATCCGTCTTTTCAAGAACGCGGCCGCCGAACGCGATGACGTCGTCCATGGCGTTGATGATGGGAAAGATGAGCCGACCGCCCTGCGCGTCCACCAAACGGTGTTTTTTTTCCGATTCGATGACGGCGCCGCTGTCGAGAATATTTTCGCGCGAAAAGCCGCTGTCGAGTAGATATTCGGGAAGATCGCCGAAATTCAGCGACGCGCCCAGACCGAATTTCCGGATGGTGGAAGCGGAAAGTTTGCGGTCGAGAATGTATTGCACGTGCGCGTCCGCCCGCCCTGAATTGAGGTTTTTGAGATAAAAACGGGCGGCCGAGCGCATGATCTTTAACATTTCGTCGCGTTTTTTCTTTTGCTCGACCGTCTTTTCCGTTTCGAAATTCATTTCGGGAAGTTGCATGTGCGCTTGTTCGCATAAGATCTTGACGGCGTCCATAAAGTCCACCGATTCGATCTCCCGCACGAACGTGATCGCATCGCCGCTGACGCCGCAACCGAAACAATGATAGAACTGTTCGGCGGCGTTGATGGAAAAAGAGGGCGTTTTTTCATGATGAAAAGGACAGCGCGCCCAGTAATTTCCGCCTTTTTTATCGACGGGCACGTAACTTCCGATCAACTCGACCAGATCGATCTTACTTTTCAATTCCCGTAAAAATTCGGGACTCAATCCTTTCGACATTAAATCTCTTCGATATCCTCCGCTCTTAAAGCCCACGAACGCGGCACGTACAGATAATTGAACACCGCGATCGCGAATTTATCCGTCATGGAAGAAAGATAATCGCAGATCACCTGTTCCAACGGATATTTTTCCGACAACTCCCGATAAAAAGCGGGGAGCTTGTCCCTGTTTTTTAAAAAATATTCGTACATGCCCGAGAGCATGCGTTTCGCGCGCTCCTCCTCTTTCATGGAAAGCGGCGTGATATACACTCTGTCGAACATGAAAGCGCGCAGATTTTCCAACGCTTCCGCCTCGCATTCGCCCATTATGACACGGTTTTTCCCTACGCTGTTTTCGTAGATGGAAGTGATCATCGTATTGATGCGCTCGCGCGAAGAATTGCCGAGCACGGCGATCTCCCTTTCCGGGAGTTCATCCGCTTTTAAAAGCCCCGCGCGGATCGCGTCCTCAATGTCGTGATTGACGTAAGCGATGCGGTCGGCGAGAGAAACGGCCTTTCCTTCCAAAGTGGCGGGCGTGCCGCTCTTTTTGTGGTTCACGATGCCGTCGCGCACCTCATAGGTGAGATTGAGCCCCGCCCCTTCCTTTTCCAGCACGTCCACCACGCGGAGCGACTGCTCGTTATGGGAAAAGCCCGCAGGGTTGAGGCTGTTTAAAACGCGCTCGCCCGCGTGACCGAAAGGTGTATGCCCGAGATCGTGCCCGAGCGCGATCGCCTCGGTCAGATCTTCGTTGAGCGCGAGGCTGCGCGAAATGGAGCGCGCGATCTGCGAAACGTCGATGGTGTGCGTGAGCCGCGTGCGGAAATGGTCGCCTTCGGGCGAAAAAAAGACCTGCGTCTTGTTTTTCAGGCGCAGAAAGGCTTTGGAATAAATGATACGGTCGCGGTCGCGTTGGAAGTCGGTGCGCATATCGCAGGCATCTTCTTCCCGCGCCCTGCCGCGGCTTTGGGCGGATTTCTGCGCGAACGGGGAGAAAAACATTTCTTCCATCCGATAAGTGCGTTCTTTGACGCCGAAATTTTTATGCATAGATTCCCCTTTCTTTTGAAAACAAAAAAAGTGCCTTTTACCCTTCCTTATTATAAATTCGACACAAAGAAAAAAAATCCTTTTTCGGCAAGGATTTTTTTGATATTTTTTATTTATACGAGCAATCCGCCGTTCACGCGCAGGATCTCGCCCGTGATATAGCGGCTTTGAGCCAGAAATAGGACGCTTTCGGCAATTTCTTCGCACGTTCCCATCCGTTTGACGGGTATTTGCGATAGAAAATCTTCCAACTCGTCCCGATTGAGATGCGCGTTCATGTCCGTATGCACGATCCCCGCGGACACGCAGTTGACGCGGATACCGCAGGGCGCGAGTTCCTTTGCCGCGGCTTTGGTAAAACCGATCAGAGCCGCTTTGGACGCGGAATACGCCGCCTCGCAACTGCCGCCCGTTTCGCCCCATACGGAGGCGACGTTCACGATGCTGCCCCCGCCCCTTTTTTTCATCTTTTCGGCGGCATAGCGGGTACAGAGAAACGCACCTTCGACGTTGACGGAAAAAAGATCTTTCCATTCTTCGAGCGTCGTTTCGGCAATTTCCTTATAGAGCGCGACTCCCGCGTTATTGACTAAAATTTCCAGAGAAAAGACGCTCTCCATCATCTCGCGCACGCTCTTTTCGTCGGAAACGTCGGCGCGGTAGACGAGCGGTTCTTTTCCCGCCGCGCGGATCAGATCTGCCGTTTCCCGCGCGCCTTTTTCGTCCTTCGAATAACAGAACGCCACGTCGTAACCCGCTTGGGCGAACCGTACCGCGACAGCCCTTCCGATGCCGCGCGAGCCGCCCGTAACGAGCGCCGTGCTCATTTCTGCCCCCTTTGCGGGAGGGAAAATTCTTTCATGATGCAAAGGGCGATCTCTTCGACCGTCTTGTCGTCGGTATCGACGATGAAATCGGCGCAGCCTTCATAGACGGGCGTTCGCGCGCGCAAAAGATCGTTGATCTTTTCAAACGCCGCGCCCTTTAAGAGCGGTCTGTCTGCGCCCGTATGCCCGACGCGGCGGAACACCGTGTCCGCGCTCGTCCTGAGAAAGACTATTTTGCCGCTCTCTTTGAACGCATAGGCGTTTTCGGGACGCAGAAGGCACCCGCCCCCCGTGGAAACGACGCAGTCGTTTTCGGCGGCGACTTGTCTGACCATTTCCGTTTCTAGCGTGCGGAAATGCGGCTCTCCGTAATATTCGAAAATATCCGCGATCTTGCCGTATTTTCCCACGACCATTTCGTCCGTGTCGTACCAGCGCATGCCCGTCAGTTCGGAAAGTTTAATGCCGACGCACGTTTTGCCCGCCCCCATCATGCCGCACAGGATCACATTCATAACAAAAAACTCTCCGCCGCTAAAATATAACTGTTTTTTCCGAATCCGAGAATACAGCCGCGGCATACCTCGCTGAGCACGGAAGTATGGCGGAACTCTTCCCGCGCGTGCACGTTGGACATATGCACCTCGACGACGGGCACGGATATGCCCGCGATCGCGTCGCGGATGGCATAACTGTAATGGGTGAACGCGCCCGCGTTCAGAATCACGCCGTCCGCATCCGTCGCGTGCAGTTTTGCGCAGATCTCGCCCTCTATGTTGCTCTGATAAAACTCACATTCCGCGCCGCGCGCGTTTACGTACGATCGAATCTGCGCGTTGATATCGTCCAGCGTTTCCGCGCCGTACACGCCCTTTTCGCGGCGCCCCGTCAGATTGAGATTGACTCCGTTGAGAAATAATAATTTCATGCGTTCTCCTTTTCGCGTTGATAGCGTTCAAACAGCGTTTTCGCTTCGTCCGAATCGGCGTCCTTTCCGAGGTAAATACAGTCGGCATAATACGCCTGATAAAACAGCATTCCCTCGCCGTTTAGGATCTTTTTGCCGAGCCCTTCCGCAATGCGCAGAAACTCGCTCTTTTTCGGGCAGTAGATGAGGTCGCAGGCAAGATTGCAGCGCGAGAGAAATTCCGCGCCGACGGGCGAAACGCCCTCGCTCTTGTGCATGCCCACGCCCGTGGCGTTAACGATCACGTCGTACTGCGCAGGCTGTAACGACGTGAGCGGCCGGATATTTCCGAATTCCGTTGCGACGATTTCGGCATTCTGTACGTTCATATCGTACAGAAATACGTGCGCACCCGCGTCCGCGAGTTTTTTGACGACGCTACGCCCGGCGCCGCCCGCGCCGAGCACGAGAAATCTCCGTCCCGACGTTTCTATCCCGTTATTTTGCAGCATGAGCATAAAGCCCGCGCCGTCGGTGTTGTACCCGATCCTGTCCTTGACCGTGTTCACCGCTCCGAAAATTTTCGCGTCC from Candidatus Borkfalkia ceftriaxoniphila includes the following:
- a CDS encoding deoxyguanosinetriphosphate triphosphohydrolase, which gives rise to MHKNFGVKERTYRMEEMFFSPFAQKSAQSRGRAREEDACDMRTDFQRDRDRIIYSKAFLRLKNKTQVFFSPEGDHFRTRLTHTIDVSQIARSISRSLALNEDLTEAIALGHDLGHTPFGHAGERVLNSLNPAGFSHNEQSLRVVDVLEKEGAGLNLTYEVRDGIVNHKKSGTPATLEGKAVSLADRIAYVNHDIEDAIRAGLLKADELPEREIAVLGNSSRERINTMITSIYENSVGKNRVIMGECEAEALENLRAFMFDRVYITPLSMKEEERAKRMLSGMYEYFLKNRDKLPAFYRELSEKYPLEQVICDYLSSMTDKFAIAVFNYLYVPRSWALRAEDIEEI
- a CDS encoding tRNA (adenine(22)-N(1))-methyltransferase, with protein sequence MKYTKRLSTLFSELEKCEKFADVGCDHGYCAEFMLERDLCAHAVVSDVSAESLKKAQVLLANYAAAGKVTSVCCDGLEKIPRDCDLVLIAGMGGEEIVTILKNGFLPRKLLLQPMKNTRKVREYLLSQGMEMIADYTFADGKFYDLIKAEQTGRASAYSEKELEFGRDNLLRPSADFLEKLRTEIEKKKKYLLSPVDGQAREEITLSLERLEEINRETRKYI
- a CDS encoding shikimate dehydrogenase family protein, whose amino-acid sequence is MLKLAVVGKDVSKSESGKMHAFILRGMGSDCEYEHISVAAEKFDALAEKLLAEKDAFNVTIPYKLSVIPHLNSLEGDAKIFGAVNTVKDRIGYNTDGAGFMLMLQNNGIETSGRRFLVLGAGGAGRSVVKKLADAGAHVFLYDMNVQNAEIVATEFGNIRPLTSLQPAQYDVIVNATGVGMHKSEGVSPVGAEFLSRCNLACDLIYCPKKSEFLRIAEGLGKKILNGEGMLFYQAYYADCIYLGKDADSDEAKTLFERYQREKENA
- the ymfI gene encoding elongation factor P 5-aminopentanone reductase, giving the protein MSTALVTGGSRGIGRAVAVRFAQAGYDVAFCYSKDEKGARETADLIRAAGKEPLVYRADVSDEKSVREMMESVFSLEILVNNAGVALYKEIAETTLEEWKDLFSVNVEGAFLCTRYAAEKMKKRGGGSIVNVASVWGETGGSCEAAYSASKAALIGFTKAAAKELAPCGIRVNCVSAGIVHTDMNAHLNRDELEDFLSQIPVKRMGTCEEIAESVLFLAQSRYITGEILRVNGGLLV
- the aroQ gene encoding type II 3-dehydroquinate dehydratase, which encodes MKLLFLNGVNLNLTGRREKGVYGAETLDDINAQIRSYVNARGAECEFYQSNIEGEICAKLHATDADGVILNAGAFTHYSYAIRDAIAGISVPVVEVHMSNVHAREEFRHTSVLSEVCRGCILGFGKNSYILAAESFLL
- a CDS encoding shikimate kinase is translated as MNVILCGMMGAGKTCVGIKLSELTGMRWYDTDEMVVGKYGKIADIFEYYGEPHFRTLETEMVRQVAAENDCVVSTGGGCLLRPENAYAFKESGKIVFLRTSADTVFRRVGHTGADRPLLKGAAFEKINDLLRARTPVYEGCADFIVDTDDKTVEEIALCIMKEFSLPQRGQK
- the rpoD gene encoding RNA polymerase sigma factor RpoD, producing the protein MAVSEQKLNEILKTLIDEYRRKGSIPTDVLFDVLEKIDTSADQFDYVYKAIGEAGIQIVDEDERDRELFEQALKDIGLDDPVKMYLKDIGRVPLLSPEEEITLAQRMQDGDEAAKKRLSEANLRLVVSIAKRYVGRGMLFLDLIQEGNLGLMKAVEKFDYQKGFKFSTYATWWIRQAITRAIADQARTIRIPVHMVETINRLTRASRILLQQLGREPTPAEIAKELNLPEDKVREIQKIAQDPVSLETPIGEEEDSHLGDFIEDDRATTPSDSVAFTMLKEQLLGVLDTLTPREEKVLRLRYGIDDGKPRTLEEVGKEFNVTRERIRQIEAKALRKLRHPSRSKKLKDFLD
- the dnaG gene encoding DNA primase codes for the protein MSKGLSPEFLRELKSKIDLVELIGSYVPVDKKGGNYWARCPFHHEKTPSFSINAAEQFYHCFGCGVSGDAITFVREIESVDFMDAVKILCEQAHMQLPEMNFETEKTVEQKKKRDEMLKIMRSAARFYLKNLNSGRADAHVQYILDRKLSASTIRKFGLGASLNFGDLPEYLLDSGFSRENILDSGAVIESEKKHRLVDAQGGRLIFPIINAMDDVIAFGGRVLEKTDFAKYKNTRETALFDKSKNLYNINLLKKEKKATGIRDIIMVEGYMDTISLYQAGFTNVVASMGTSLTKDQARLCKRYTDNVYICYDGDGAGQKGAVRGLEIMRDEQVNVRVVPLPEGLDPDDVIKKYGNEGYQKCLDRAMPLIDFKLSLLSGQYDVNKTEEKRAYIAAALKVIAEAESASVKEDLLKIVRDKTGTTYEALKRDLENAPAQPRSETRIERKLDDGSDRVVKACRFILASVLFHAKYAKNFDISSVSFDNIVHNRIADYIKNQQNKGETVRASALFEIFDENTPELSEILDLSMGDNLEGDGAAKYFEDSLKILERDQIERDLKELSAVCDAETDIARKKEYTRQILQLTIKLKNF